In Paracoccus jeotgali, the following are encoded in one genomic region:
- a CDS encoding AzlD domain-containing protein, with amino-acid sequence MTQSSVTIWTTILLLGLGTFLIRYSFLGAIGNRRMPAWFLRMLRYTAVAVLPALAAPLAMWPDATGGQFDPARMAAGIATVGAGAATRNTLAAILAGAATLIIGLYLS; translated from the coding sequence ATGACCCAGAGCAGCGTCACAATCTGGACCACGATCCTGCTGCTGGGGCTGGGCACCTTCCTGATCCGCTACAGCTTTCTGGGCGCCATCGGCAACCGCCGGATGCCAGCGTGGTTTCTGCGGATGCTGCGCTATACGGCGGTGGCGGTGCTGCCGGCGCTGGCCGCGCCGCTGGCCATGTGGCCCGACGCGACCGGCGGGCAGTTCGACCCGGCGCGGATGGCGGCGGGGATCGCGACCGTGGGCGCGGGGGCCGCGACCCGCAATACGCTGGCCGCCATCCTTGCGGGGGCGGCCACGCTGATCATCGGGCTTTACCTGTCATAG
- the argF gene encoding ornithine carbamoyltransferase, translating into MNDFLDIHCTAPDDLRHIIDSARDMKAARNSRPRGTPDDSQPLAGRMVALIFEKPSTRTRVSFDVGVRQMGGETMVLSGKEMQLGHGETIADTARVLSRYVDLIMIRTFEEATLHEMAEYASVPVINGLTNRTHPCQIMADILTYEEHRGPITGKKVVWSGDGNNVCASFLHAAGQFGFDFTFTGPARLDPEPDWIEFARSKGVQAVIERDPAKAVEGADLVVTDTWVSMHDPESAKERRHNLLRPYQVNEALMAKARPDALFMHCLPAHRNDEVTSAVMDGPHSVVFDEAENRLHAQKAVMRWCLGL; encoded by the coding sequence ATGAACGATTTCCTCGATATCCACTGCACCGCGCCCGACGATCTGCGCCACATCATCGATTCCGCCCGCGACATGAAGGCCGCGCGCAACAGCCGCCCGCGCGGCACGCCCGACGACAGCCAGCCGCTGGCCGGGCGGATGGTGGCGCTGATCTTTGAAAAGCCCTCGACCCGGACCCGCGTCAGCTTCGACGTCGGCGTGCGCCAGATGGGCGGCGAGACGATGGTGCTGTCCGGCAAGGAGATGCAGCTTGGCCATGGCGAGACCATCGCCGACACCGCCCGCGTGCTGTCGCGCTATGTCGACCTGATCATGATCCGCACCTTCGAGGAGGCGACGCTGCACGAGATGGCCGAATATGCCAGCGTGCCGGTCATCAACGGGCTGACCAACCGCACCCATCCCTGTCAGATCATGGCCGACATCCTGACCTATGAGGAACATCGCGGCCCGATCACCGGCAAGAAGGTGGTCTGGTCGGGCGACGGCAACAATGTCTGCGCCTCCTTCCTGCATGCCGCCGGGCAGTTCGGGTTCGACTTCACCTTCACCGGCCCGGCGCGGCTGGACCCCGAACCGGACTGGATCGAGTTCGCGCGCAGCAAGGGTGTTCAGGCGGTGATCGAGCGTGACCCCGCCAAGGCGGTCGAGGGCGCCGATCTGGTCGTCACCGACACCTGGGTCAGCATGCACGATCCCGAATCGGCCAAGGAGCGTCGTCACAACCTGCTGCGCCCCTATCAGGTGAACGAGGCGCTGATGGCCAAGGCGCGGCCCGACGCGCTGTTCATGCATTGCCTGCCCGCCCACCGCAATGACGAGGTGACGAGCGCGGTCATGGACGGTCCACACTCCGTCGTCTTCGACGAGGCCGAGAACCGCCTGCACGCGCAAAAGGCGGTGATGCGCTGGTGTCTGGGGCTGTAG
- a CDS encoding MBL fold metallo-hydrolase gives MTEQIRYPWPEPPAPGQATEVAPGVLWMRLPLPMRLDHVNVYALDDPDGWTIIDTGFDTGKSRAIWQMLLDGPLHGRPVRRVIATHHHPDHIGLAGWFMEHGAELWTTRTAWLTARMLVLDEQPAPTPQAVAFWRAAGMPPDLLAQRATERPFNFADCVHPIPQGYTRLVEGQTIRLAGRDWRIATGDGHAPEHATFWSQDDDLVIGGDQLLPGISPNLGVYATEPGADPVAEWLDSCDRFATLARPDHLVLPGHKLPFTGLPLRLTQMSENHIGALDRVQALLAQAPNTAVGCFPALFKRPIGPGEMTLALVEAVAHLNWLAARDRIERAGSDDTGATLWRAVA, from the coding sequence ATGACCGAGCAGATCCGTTACCCTTGGCCCGAGCCGCCGGCGCCGGGTCAGGCGACCGAGGTGGCGCCGGGCGTGCTGTGGATGCGCCTGCCGCTGCCGATGCGGCTGGACCACGTCAACGTCTATGCGCTGGATGACCCGGACGGCTGGACGATCATCGACACCGGCTTTGACACCGGCAAGAGCCGGGCGATCTGGCAGATGCTGCTGGACGGCCCGCTGCATGGCCGGCCGGTGCGCCGCGTCATCGCCACCCATCACCACCCCGACCATATCGGGCTGGCCGGCTGGTTCATGGAACATGGGGCCGAGTTATGGACCACGCGCACGGCTTGGCTGACCGCGCGGATGCTGGTGCTGGACGAACAACCCGCGCCGACCCCGCAGGCGGTGGCGTTCTGGCGCGCCGCCGGGATGCCGCCCGACCTGCTGGCGCAGCGCGCGACCGAGCGGCCCTTCAACTTTGCCGATTGCGTGCATCCGATCCCGCAGGGCTATACCCGACTGGTCGAGGGGCAGACCATCCGTCTGGCCGGGCGCGACTGGCGGATCGCAACCGGCGACGGCCATGCCCCCGAACACGCCACCTTCTGGTCGCAGGACGATGATCTGGTGATCGGCGGCGACCAGCTGTTGCCCGGCATCTCGCCCAATCTCGGCGTCTATGCCACCGAGCCCGGCGCCGATCCGGTTGCCGAGTGGCTGGACAGCTGCGACCGCTTTGCCACGTTGGCCCGGCCCGACCATCTGGTGCTGCCGGGCCACAAGCTGCCCTTCACCGGCCTGCCGCTGCGCCTGACGCAGATGAGCGAGAACCACATCGGCGCGCTCGACCGCGTGCAGGCGCTGCTGGCGCAGGCGCCCAACACCGCCGTCGGCTGCTTTCCGGCGCTGTTCAAGCGCCCCATCGGTCCCGGAGAGATGACGCTGGCGCTGGTCGAGGCGGTGGCGCATCTGAACTGGCTCGCGGCCCGCGACCGGATCGAGCGGGCTGGCAGCGATGACACGGGTGCGACGCTTTGGCGCGCGGTGGCGTGA
- a CDS encoding aa3-type cytochrome c oxidase subunit IV, translating into MNGKTNRDQGQRMAEHNQTDHVHGEMEIREHQKTFAGFVRLAMWACIISLLVLVFMALTNA; encoded by the coding sequence TTGAACGGCAAAACCAACCGCGATCAGGGGCAGCGCATGGCCGAACACAACCAGACCGACCACGTTCACGGCGAGATGGAAATCCGCGAACACCAGAAAACCTTTGCCGGCTTTGTCCGGCTGGCGATGTGGGCCTGCATCATCTCGCTGCTGGTGCTGGTGTTCATGGCACTGACCAACGCCTGA
- the greA gene encoding transcription elongation factor GreA, whose translation MEKIPMTRAGYDQLDAELRDLRSNERPAIIAAISEAREHGDLSENAEYHSAREKQSFIEGRIKELEQVLSRAEVIDPAKLSGGIKFGATVVLLDEDTEEEKTYQIVGEHEASLEKGLLNLRSPLARSLIGKEDGDVVEVQTPGGLKTFEILSVRFE comes from the coding sequence ATGGAAAAGATTCCGATGACCCGCGCGGGCTATGACCAGCTTGACGCCGAACTGCGCGATTTGCGGTCGAATGAGCGGCCGGCGATCATCGCCGCGATTTCCGAGGCGCGCGAGCATGGCGATCTGTCCGAGAACGCCGAATATCACTCGGCCCGCGAAAAGCAGAGCTTCATCGAGGGCCGCATCAAGGAGCTTGAGCAGGTTCTGTCGCGGGCCGAGGTGATCGACCCGGCCAAGCTGTCGGGCGGCATCAAGTTCGGCGCCACCGTGGTCCTGCTGGACGAGGATACGGAAGAGGAAAAGACCTATCAGATCGTGGGCGAGCACGAGGCGAGCCTGGAAAAGGGGCTGCTGAACCTGCGCTCGCCGCTGGCGCGGTCGCTGATCGGCAAGGAAGATGGCGACGTGGTCGAGGTGCAGACCCCCGGCGGGCTGAAGACCTTCGAGATCCTGTCGGTCCGGTTCGAGTGA
- a CDS encoding YqgE/AlgH family protein, with protein MTQDSDLTGKILIAMPDMGDPRFRRAVVLVCAYSDEGAMGLVLNRPVTDTSFASLLELLDIETESEARDIPIRSGGPVEPGRGFVLHSADRPPDDGTMPVGAGLALTTTRNILEELAQGKGPGQAMLALGYAGWGPGQLDHEIRANGWLTAGMQADYAFGDPGTLWTRALQSLGVDPLLLSGAAGRA; from the coding sequence ATGACCCAAGACAGCGACCTGACCGGCAAGATCCTGATCGCCATGCCCGATATGGGCGACCCGCGCTTTCGCCGCGCGGTGGTGCTGGTCTGCGCCTATTCCGACGAGGGCGCGATGGGTCTGGTGCTGAACCGCCCGGTCACCGACACCAGCTTTGCCTCGCTTCTGGAACTGCTGGATATCGAGACCGAATCCGAGGCCCGCGACATTCCCATCCGCAGCGGCGGCCCGGTCGAGCCGGGGCGTGGGTTCGTGCTGCACAGCGCCGACCGCCCGCCCGATGACGGCACCATGCCGGTCGGCGCGGGGCTGGCGCTGACCACGACGCGCAACATCCTCGAGGAGTTGGCGCAGGGCAAGGGGCCGGGGCAGGCCATGCTGGCGCTTGGCTATGCGGGCTGGGGGCCGGGGCAGCTCGACCACGAGATCCGCGCCAATGGCTGGCTGACGGCGGGGATGCAGGCGGATTACGCCTTTGGCGATCCCGGCACGCTGTGGACGCGGGCGCTGCAATCGCTGGGCGTCGATCCGCTGCTGCTGTCCGGCGCGGCGGGCCGGGCCTGA
- a CDS encoding protein-disulfide reductase DsbD domain-containing protein, with amino-acid sequence MKHLTLLACLALPLAGLGLSAAALPTISPATGAAQSRAPKALPQGLRSARLLPGWTDAQGQRISALELVLAPGWKTYWRSPGDAGLPPQFDWRGENIGAVTLHWPAPEIVISDGVRTLGYHDRLVLPFSVMPAQQGQPVELAAHLELGLCESVCVPASLDLAAPAAGDTPDPAILAAMKLVPQQGAHLPACEIAEIEDGMTVTLSLPEAGADLAIEHAADESIWVSAPQLSADGTEASADFVAPSGKPFPLDPDAVVMTLIGAQGAVEYQGCAAG; translated from the coding sequence ATGAAACACCTGACCCTTCTTGCCTGTCTGGCCCTGCCCCTCGCCGGTCTGGGGCTGTCGGCCGCCGCCCTGCCCACGATATCGCCCGCCACCGGCGCCGCGCAATCCCGGGCGCCAAAGGCGCTGCCGCAGGGGCTGCGGTCGGCCCGGCTGCTGCCGGGCTGGACGGACGCGCAGGGGCAGCGGATTTCGGCGCTGGAACTGGTGCTTGCGCCCGGCTGGAAGACCTATTGGCGCAGCCCCGGCGATGCCGGTCTGCCCCCGCAATTCGACTGGCGGGGCGAGAATATCGGCGCGGTCACGCTGCATTGGCCCGCGCCTGAAATCGTCATCTCGGACGGCGTCCGCACGCTGGGCTATCACGACCGGCTGGTGCTGCCGTTTTCGGTGATGCCCGCGCAACAGGGGCAACCGGTTGAACTGGCAGCGCATCTGGAACTGGGCCTGTGTGAAAGTGTGTGCGTGCCGGCCAGCCTCGATCTGGCCGCGCCGGCCGCAGGTGACACGCCCGACCCCGCCATTCTTGCGGCGATGAAACTGGTCCCGCAACAGGGCGCGCATCTGCCCGCCTGCGAGATTGCCGAGATCGAGGACGGCATGACCGTCACCCTGTCGCTGCCCGAAGCCGGCGCCGATCTGGCCATCGAACACGCGGCGGACGAGTCGATCTGGGTCTCGGCCCCGCAGCTTTCCGCCGACGGGACCGAGGCGAGCGCCGATTTCGTCGCACCCAGCGGCAAGCCCTTTCCGCTCGACCCCGATGCCGTGGTCATGACCCTGATCGGCGCGCAGGGCGCGGTCGAATATCAGGGCTGCGCGGCGGGCTAG
- a CDS encoding acyl-CoA dehydrogenase, which produces MTYRAPVKQIRFILDHVVPFAEVAATDRFAEASPDMVEAILTEAGRMSSEVLAPLNRAGDEHPARLENGVVRSSPGFDRGFQAIAEGGWIGLSADPEHGGAGLPQALNMAVGEMMAGACLALQLNPLLTQGQIEALEHHASDEMKAQYLPKLIGGAWNGTMNLTEPGAGSDVGALKTRAEPNGDGSFSITGQKIFITWGDSDVTENTCHAVLARLPDGVQGTKGISLFMVPKYLPDADGNPTEPNGVKVVSLEHKLGIHGSPTCVMAYENAKGWLIGNENGGMAAMFTMMNNARLAVGVQGVGVGEAALQQAAAYAAEREQFGPIIRHADVRRMLATSRAEIFAARAICLSCATALDMARATGDRDWAARAALLTPIAKAYGTDVGCRVADTAVQVHGGMGYIEETGIAQYLRDVRITPIYEGTNGIQAMDLVGRKMMDGGTAAQALLDEIMDDARAHSQMDGTRVEAVWKAAQTLSEATNRLVERGMNDRNAGAVPYLSAFARVLGAYHHLRAAAAGNEDDKRLAWIYVDRVLPRYRAELIEVEAGFDDLQAISDSALGLA; this is translated from the coding sequence ATGACCTACCGAGCCCCCGTCAAGCAGATCCGTTTCATTCTGGACCATGTCGTGCCCTTTGCCGAAGTCGCCGCGACCGACCGCTTTGCCGAAGCCTCGCCCGACATGGTCGAGGCGATCCTGACCGAGGCCGGGCGCATGTCGTCCGAGGTGCTGGCGCCCCTGAACCGCGCCGGCGACGAACATCCCGCGCGTCTGGAAAACGGCGTCGTTCGGTCCTCGCCCGGCTTCGACCGGGGCTTTCAGGCGATTGCCGAGGGCGGCTGGATCGGGCTGTCGGCCGATCCCGAACATGGCGGCGCCGGGCTGCCGCAGGCGCTGAACATGGCCGTGGGCGAGATGATGGCCGGGGCCTGTCTGGCGCTGCAACTGAACCCGCTGCTGACCCAGGGCCAGATCGAGGCGCTGGAACACCACGCCAGCGACGAGATGAAGGCGCAATACCTGCCCAAGCTGATCGGCGGGGCGTGGAACGGGACCATGAACCTGACCGAGCCGGGCGCGGGGTCCGATGTCGGCGCGCTGAAGACCAGGGCAGAGCCGAATGGCGATGGCAGCTTCTCGATCACCGGGCAGAAGATCTTCATCACCTGGGGCGACAGCGACGTGACCGAAAACACCTGCCACGCGGTGCTGGCCCGCCTGCCCGACGGGGTGCAGGGGACCAAGGGCATCAGCCTGTTCATGGTGCCGAAATACCTGCCCGACGCCGATGGCAACCCGACCGAGCCGAACGGCGTCAAGGTCGTCTCGCTGGAACACAAGTTGGGCATCCATGGCAGCCCGACCTGCGTCATGGCCTATGAAAACGCCAAGGGCTGGCTGATCGGGAACGAGAATGGCGGCATGGCGGCGATGTTCACGATGATGAACAACGCCCGCCTCGCCGTCGGTGTGCAGGGCGTGGGCGTGGGCGAAGCCGCGCTGCAGCAGGCCGCCGCCTATGCCGCCGAGCGCGAGCAGTTCGGCCCGATCATCCGCCACGCCGATGTGCGCCGGATGCTGGCGACCTCGCGGGCCGAGATCTTTGCCGCCCGCGCGATCTGCCTGTCCTGCGCCACGGCGCTCGACATGGCGCGGGCCACCGGCGATCGAGACTGGGCGGCACGCGCGGCGCTGCTGACCCCGATCGCCAAGGCCTATGGCACCGACGTCGGCTGCCGGGTCGCCGATACCGCGGTGCAGGTCCATGGCGGCATGGGCTATATCGAGGAAACCGGCATCGCCCAATATCTGCGCGACGTCCGCATCACGCCCATCTATGAAGGCACCAACGGGATTCAGGCGATGGATCTAGTCGGACGCAAGATGATGGATGGCGGCACCGCCGCCCAAGCCCTGCTGGACGAGATCATGGACGACGCCCGCGCCCACAGCCAGATGGACGGCACCCGCGTCGAGGCGGTGTGGAAGGCCGCGCAGACGCTGTCCGAGGCGACGAATCGGCTGGTCGAGCGGGGCATGAACGACCGCAACGCCGGCGCAGTGCCCTATCTGTCGGCCTTCGCCCGCGTGCTGGGGGCTTATCACCACCTGCGCGCCGCCGCCGCCGGGAACGAGGACGACAAGCGGCTGGCCTGGATCTATGTCGACCGCGTCCTGCCCCGCTACCGCGCCGAGCTGATCGAGGTCGAGGCCGGCTTCGACGATCTGCAGGCGATCAGCGATTCGGCGCTCGGTCTCGCCTGA
- a CDS encoding L-threonylcarbamoyladenylate synthase has protein sequence MTQSPIETRLLSPDSEHIAYAAMMLAKGRLVGMPTETVYGLAADARNPQAVAGIYAAKGRPSFNPLIVHAPDLEAAQRIGRFSPDAERLAQAFWPGALTLVVPLQDGAGIARLVTAGLDTIAIRVPAHPVAQDLLHAFGGMVAAPSANPSGRISPTRPAHVMAGLGGRLSVVLDAGACPVGVESTIIGWQQGRPVLLRPGGIPAEALAEALGQPIATAPPVTDTAQPLAPGMLASHYAPRAPLRLNAIEAQGDEILIGFGQVRGEFSLSERGDLVQAAANLFDALHRADATGRPIAIAPIPDHGLGQAINNRLERAAAPR, from the coding sequence ATGACCCAGAGCCCCATCGAAACCCGCCTGCTGTCCCCTGATTCCGAACATATCGCCTATGCCGCGATGATGCTGGCCAAGGGGCGGCTGGTCGGGATGCCGACCGAAACCGTTTACGGCCTTGCCGCCGATGCCCGCAATCCGCAGGCCGTGGCCGGAATCTACGCCGCCAAGGGGCGGCCGTCCTTCAACCCCCTGATCGTGCACGCCCCGGATCTGGAGGCGGCGCAGAGGATCGGCCGGTTCTCGCCCGATGCCGAGCGCTTGGCGCAGGCCTTCTGGCCCGGCGCGCTGACGCTGGTGGTGCCGCTGCAGGACGGCGCGGGGATCGCCCGGCTGGTGACGGCGGGGCTGGATACCATCGCCATCCGCGTGCCCGCCCATCCGGTCGCGCAGGATCTGCTGCACGCCTTCGGCGGCATGGTGGCCGCGCCCTCGGCCAATCCGTCGGGGCGGATCAGCCCGACGCGGCCCGCGCATGTCATGGCCGGCTTGGGTGGGCGGCTGTCGGTGGTGCTGGATGCGGGGGCCTGCCCGGTCGGGGTCGAATCGACCATCATCGGCTGGCAGCAGGGCCGCCCGGTGCTGCTGCGCCCCGGTGGCATCCCGGCCGAGGCGCTGGCCGAGGCGCTTGGCCAGCCCATCGCCACCGCCCCGCCCGTCACCGACACCGCCCAGCCCCTGGCGCCGGGGATGCTGGCCAGCCACTACGCCCCCCGCGCGCCGCTGCGGCTGAACGCGATCGAGGCGCAGGGTGATGAAATCCTGATCGGCTTCGGGCAGGTGCGGGGCGAGTTCTCGCTGTCAGAGCGCGGCGATCTGGTGCAGGCGGCGGCCAACCTGTTCGACGCGCTGCACCGCGCCGACGCGACCGGGCGGCCCATCGCCATCGCCCCGATTCCCGATCACGGCTTGGGTCAGGCGATCAACAACCGGCTGGAACGCGCCGCCGCCCCAAGGTGA
- a CDS encoding electron transfer flavoprotein-ubiquinone oxidoreductase codes for MAQQDSIIERESMDFDVVIVGGGPAGLSAAIRLKQIDPELNVVVLEKGSEIGAHILSGAVLDTSGLDALMPDWRERGAPIRQEVTQDNFYLMGEAGEIRVPNWPMPPLMNNHGNYVVSMGNVCRWMAEQAEALGVEVFPAMACSALVMEGERVAGVVAGEMGLNPDGTPGPQYEPGMELRGKYVLLAEGVRGSLSRQVILHYGLSDGHEPQKYGLGMKEIWEVSPDKFQPGKIVHTMGWPLGKNAGGGSFIYHFENNQVLIGFVVHLNYANPYVYPYAEFQRFKHHPMVAELLEGGKRVAYGARAISEGGWQSLPKLTFPGGALLGCAAGMVNVPRIKGNHNAMFSGLAAANAAAAAIAEGREGDELTRYEDDVRSGPIASDLRPVRNVKPLWSKLGLTASLALGGLDMWMANLTGWNPLGTWKHGKTDAEATGKAEDFKPIVYPRPDGKLSFDRLTNVAYSFTNHEENQPSHLKLKDPSIPIGVNLPVYAEPAQRYCPAGVYEVVEDAQGPRFVINFQNCVHCKTCDIKDPLQNIVWTTPQGGDGPNYPNM; via the coding sequence ATGGCCCAGCAGGACAGCATCATCGAACGCGAATCGATGGATTTCGACGTGGTCATCGTGGGCGGCGGGCCTGCGGGGCTGTCTGCCGCGATCCGGCTGAAACAGATCGACCCCGAGCTGAACGTGGTCGTGCTGGAAAAGGGATCGGAGATCGGGGCGCATATCCTGTCGGGCGCGGTGCTGGACACCTCGGGGCTGGACGCGCTGATGCCCGACTGGCGCGAGCGCGGCGCCCCCATCCGCCAAGAGGTGACGCAGGACAATTTCTACCTGATGGGCGAGGCGGGCGAGATCCGCGTGCCGAACTGGCCGATGCCGCCCCTGATGAACAATCACGGAAATTACGTCGTCAGCATGGGCAATGTCTGCCGCTGGATGGCCGAACAGGCCGAGGCGCTGGGCGTCGAGGTGTTCCCCGCCATGGCCTGCTCGGCCCTGGTGATGGAGGGCGAGCGTGTCGCCGGCGTCGTCGCGGGCGAGATGGGGCTGAACCCCGATGGCACGCCCGGCCCGCAATACGAGCCGGGGATGGAGCTGCGCGGCAAATATGTGCTGCTGGCCGAAGGGGTGCGTGGCTCGCTGTCGCGGCAGGTGATCCTGCATTACGGCCTGTCGGACGGGCACGAGCCGCAGAAATACGGCCTCGGCATGAAGGAGATCTGGGAGGTTTCGCCCGACAAGTTCCAGCCCGGCAAGATCGTGCACACGATGGGCTGGCCGCTGGGCAAGAATGCCGGCGGCGGGTCGTTCATCTATCACTTTGAAAACAATCAGGTGTTGATCGGCTTCGTGGTCCATCTGAACTACGCCAACCCCTATGTGTATCCCTATGCCGAGTTCCAGCGCTTCAAGCATCACCCGATGGTGGCCGAGCTGCTGGAGGGCGGCAAGCGCGTCGCCTATGGCGCCCGCGCGATCAGCGAGGGCGGCTGGCAGTCGCTGCCCAAGCTGACCTTCCCCGGCGGCGCGCTGCTGGGGTGCGCGGCGGGGATGGTCAACGTCCCGCGCATCAAGGGCAACCACAACGCCATGTTCTCGGGCCTCGCGGCCGCCAATGCCGCCGCCGCCGCCATTGCCGAAGGGCGCGAGGGCGACGAGCTGACCCGCTATGAGGACGACGTCCGCAGCGGCCCCATCGCCAGCGATCTGCGCCCGGTCCGCAACGTCAAGCCGCTATGGTCCAAGCTGGGGCTGACCGCCTCGCTGGCGCTGGGCGGGCTGGACATGTGGATGGCGAACCTGACTGGCTGGAACCCGCTGGGGACCTGGAAGCACGGCAAGACCGACGCCGAGGCCACCGGCAAGGCCGAGGATTTCAAGCCCATCGTCTATCCGCGCCCGGACGGAAAGCTGTCCTTCGACCGGCTGACCAACGTCGCCTACAGCTTTACCAATCACGAGGAAAACCAGCCCTCGCATCTGAAGCTGAAAGACCCCTCGATCCCCATCGGCGTCAACCTGCCGGTCTATGCCGAACCCGCGCAGCGCTACTGCCCGGCCGGGGTCTATGAGGTGGTCGAGGACGCGCAGGGGCCGCGTTTCGTCATCAACTTCCAGAACTGCGTCCACTGCAAGACCTGCGACATCAAGGACCCGCTGCAGAACATCGTCTGGACGACGCCGCAGGGGGGCGACGGGCCGAACTACCCGAACATGTGA
- a CDS encoding AzlC family ABC transporter permease, which translates to MTHTSDPKTRRSAALAASRARALARSPMQSVWHGMVQSLPFLLVMVPFGLLFGVVADAAGYDLAQITGFTVLVLAGASQFTAIQLLSDNAPIWLVLLSSLAVNLRMAMYSASLVPWLGGASQPARMAVAYALVDQTFALSVDYFQNTPQLRMAQRLGYFTGTAILICGSWMLFSLLGATLGRAIPDTIPLDFAVPITFLAMIAPALRSLPHAAAAGVAVVMSLLLVGLPAGVGPMIAALLAMLTGAAVELRLNRQRGAAA; encoded by the coding sequence ATGACCCACACCTCCGACCCGAAAACCCGCCGCAGCGCCGCGCTGGCCGCCAGCCGCGCCCGCGCCCTGGCCCGCAGCCCGATGCAAAGCGTGTGGCACGGCATGGTCCAGTCCCTGCCCTTCCTGCTGGTGATGGTCCCCTTCGGACTGCTGTTCGGCGTGGTCGCGGATGCGGCGGGGTATGATCTGGCGCAGATCACCGGCTTCACCGTCCTCGTCCTTGCCGGGGCGTCGCAGTTCACCGCGATCCAGCTTCTCAGCGACAACGCGCCGATCTGGCTGGTGCTGCTGTCCTCGCTGGCGGTCAATCTGCGGATGGCGATGTATTCGGCCTCGCTGGTGCCGTGGCTGGGCGGGGCGTCGCAGCCGGCGCGCATGGCGGTAGCCTATGCGCTGGTCGATCAGACCTTTGCGCTGTCGGTCGATTATTTCCAGAACACGCCGCAACTGCGGATGGCGCAGCGGCTGGGATATTTCACCGGCACCGCCATCCTGATCTGCGGGTCGTGGATGCTGTTTTCGCTGCTGGGCGCCACGCTGGGACGCGCCATTCCCGACACGATCCCGCTGGATTTCGCCGTGCCGATCACCTTTCTGGCCATGATCGCGCCGGCGCTGCGCAGCCTGCCCCATGCAGCGGCGGCCGGGGTGGCCGTGGTGATGTCGTTGCTGCTGGTCGGGCTGCCCGCGGGCGTCGGGCCGATGATCGCGGCGCTGCTGGCGATGCTGACCGGCGCGGCGGTCGAACTGCGGTTGAACCGCCAGCGAGGGGCTGCGGCATGA